Below is a genomic region from Catenuloplanes atrovinosus.
GGAGAGGTAGTCGTCGAGCGCGGCCTCGGGGACGGCGGCGAGCAGCACCCGGCCCATCGACGTGACGTAGGCGGGGAACCGCGTACCCACGTTGATCGAGACCGTCATGATGCGGCTGGTGGGTACGCGGGCCACGTAGACCACGTCGTCGCCGTCGAGCACGGAGACGGAGGACGACTCGCGCACCTCGGCGACCAGGCGTTCCAGGTGGGGCTCGGCGACCTCGGGCAGCGAGATGCTGGACAGGTACGCATATCCCAGCTCCAGCACGCGCGGGCTCAGCCGGAACAGCCGGCCGTCGGTGTGCACGTAACCGAGATCGGCGAGCGTCAGCAGGAACCGCCGCGCGGCCGCCCGGGTGAGGTCGCAGATGCGCGCCACCTCACTGAGCGTCAACTCCGGATGCGCGGCGTCGAACGCCCGGATCACGGCCAGCCCGCGTTCCAGCGACTGGACGAAGTGTCCCTCCCGAGCGCTTTCCGTCACGGTGGGCAACCTTACTCTTCCTCGGCGAGCACGCGGCGGGCGACGGCCAGCGCCGCGTTGCTCGCCGGCACGCCCGCGTAGATCGCGGTGTGCAGCAGCACCTCGCCGATCTCCGCCTGGGTCAGGCCGTTGCGGCGGGCCGCGCGCACGTGCATGGCCAGTTCGTCGTGGCAGTGCAGCGCGGTCAGCACGGCGAGCGTGACGCAGCTGCGGGTGCGGCGGTCCAGCGTGTCCCGGGCCCAGACGCCGCCCCAGGCGTACCGCGTGATCAGGTCCTGGAACGGCGCGGTCAGCGGCGTGGTGCCGGCCACCGCGCGGTCCACGTGTGCGTCGCCGAGCACCTGGCGGCGCACGATCATGCCGGCATCCTCGGCGGCCCGGTCCTCCAGGTGGTCCAGGAGCAGCGCGGTGACCGCGTCGGCGCGTTCGACGCTGGCCAGGTGCGCGGCCTCGGGCAACACCTCCAGGCGCGCGCCGGGAATCCCGTCCGCGATGAGCCGCGCGTGTGCCGGCGGCGTGGCCGGGTCGTCGCGGCCGGCGATCACCAGCGTCGGTGCGGCGATCCGGGCGAGGTCGGCGCGCTGGTCCATGTGCTCGATCGCGGCGCAGGCTCCGGCGTACCCCTCGGCCGGGGTCTTGATGATCATGTCTTTGAGTCGTCGCACCAGGTCGGGGTGGGTCTCCGCGAAGGCCGGCGTCAGCCAGCGGCCGGTCACCGCGTCCGCGACCGCGCCGGTGCCGTGTGCCCGCACGGTGCGGGCCCGTTCCGCCCAGCCCTGGGGCGGGCCGAGTCGCGCGGACGTGCAGCACAGCACCAGGCGCCGGACCCGCTCGGGCGCGTGCGCGGCCAGCCACATCCCGACCATCCCGCCGAGCGAGAGTCCCACCAGGTGCGCGGACGCGACCCCGAGCCGGTCCAGCAGCGCCAGCGCGTCCCGGCCCAGATCGTCGAGGGCATAGTCCCCCGGCGGTACGGGTGACAGCCCGTGCCCCCGGGTGTCGCATCGGATCACCCGGAACCGCCGGCTCAACGCGGGCAGTTGCGGCTCCCACATGCTCAGATCGCTTCCCAGCGAGTTGAGCAGCAACAGCGGCGGCGCATCCACCGGCCCGTCCACCACGTGATGCAACGCCACGGCACTCATGGGAATCCCTTCATTCGCGCGGAAGCATGCCGGAATCGCGTGCCATCGGTGCCTCGGGACGAGCGGCCAGGGCCCGGTCGACCAGCGTGCCCGCGCTGCCCAGGTAGTCCGCCGGGTCCAGGAGCGCGGCGACGGTGGCGGGGTCGAGGTGGGCGGTGACGCGCGGGTCGCCGGTGAGCGGGCGGCCGTCGCGGACGACGTCGGCGATCAGATCGTGGGCGGCGTCCTTGCCGAGCGCCGGCGCGAGCGCGGCGGCGAGCCGTTCGGCGAGGAGCACGCCGCCGGTCAGGTCCAGGTTGGCGCGCATGCGGGCCGGGCCGATCTCCAGGTGGGCGAGGCAGTCGCGGAGCCAGTGGGCCGCCGAGCCGACGGCGCGCAGCAGGTCGGTGAGCGGCAGCCACTCCGCGTGCCACGATCCGGCGGCGCGCTGATGCTCGTGCGCCATGGCCGCGAACAGCGTGGCCGCCAGCCCGGGCGCCCGGGCGGCGGAGGCGGCGGCGGAGATCGCGGCGATCGGGTTCGACTTGTGCGGCATCGTGGAGGAGCCGCCGCGTTCGCCGCCCTCGCGGACCTCGCCCACCTCGGTCTGCGCCAGCAGCGTCACATCCCGGGCGATCTTGGCGATCGTGCCGGCCGCGCCCGCGAGCACACCGGCCAGCTCCGCCACCCGGCCACGATCGGTGTGCCACGGCAGAACCGGCTCGGCCAGCCCGACCTCCTCCGCGAACGCCCCCATCAACGCCGGCCCGATCCAGCCGCGACCGCCGCCGGAGCCGCCGCGGCCGTGGCCGCCGGCGCCGGCTCCGTCCCCAGCGGCCGGCGCGGAGGTGGGGGGAGAGGCGGAGACCGAGGCGGAAGCGGAAGGTGAGGGCGCGTCGGCGGCCGGCGCGGAGGTGATGGGAGAGGGCGAACCAGCGGTCGGCGCGCCCGCGGGGGAGAAGGCAGAAGCCGAGGAGGGGGACGGCGAGACGGAGGCGGCGAGGGTGCCGACCGCGCCGCCGAGCTGGGCGGCGAGCGCATGGCGGCGGGTGAAGGCCAGTCGGGTGGCCGAGGCGTCCAGCGCCGTCGTCCAGCCCGCCGCGATCAGGCCGAACGTGGTGGGGAGTGCCTGCTGGAGCAGCGTGCGGCCGGCGATGGGCGTGTCGCGGTGCGCGGCCGCCAGCGCCGCCGCGTGGTCCGCCGCGGCGGTGAGGTCCGCGAGCAGTGGTCCGGCGGCCCGGTGGGCGATCAGCATCGCCGCCGTGTCGAGGATGTCCTGGCTGGTGGCGCCCGCGTGCGCGACCCGGGCCACGTCCGGCGGCAACTGGGCGCGCAGGGCCCGTACCAATGGGACCACGGGGTTTCCGGCGGAGGACGCGTCGCGCGCCAGCGCGGCCGGGTCGAAACGGGAGGCGTGGCAGGCGTCCGTGATCGCGGCGGCGGCCTCGGGGGAGGCGAGGCCGAGCCGGGCCTGGGCGCGGGCCAGCGCGGCCTCCGCGTCCAGCATGGCCTGGAGCCAGGCGGTGTCGTCGACGAGGCCGTGCACCGGGCCGGCCGACAGTACGGCGTCGAAGAGCCCGGTCCGGTCAGAGCGCGAAGAAGACGGTCTCATCATCCCCCTGCAACCGGATGTCGAACCGGTAGCCGTCGCGTTCGGGCGTCGCGAGCAGCGTGGACCGGCGGGCGGGCGGCACGGTCGCCAGCACGGGATCGGCCGCGTTCGCCTCCGCCTCGTCGGCGAAGTAGATGCGCGTCACCACGCGGTGCAGCAGGCCGCGGGCCAGGACCGAGACGTCCAGGTGCGGCGCCTGCGGCCGCCCCTCGCGGTCCGGGACGATGCCCGGCTTCAGCGTGAGTATCGCCCAGTCGCCGGCGTCGTCGGTGGGACACCGGCCGAAACCGCGGAAGCCGGTCGGCCGGCCGCGCGGGTCGTCCGGGTGCGCGAAGCCGCCGTCCGGGTCGGCCTGCCACGTCTCGATCAGCGCGTCCGGTACCACCGCGCCGGTGCCGTCGTACACGGTGCCGGCGATCCGGATCGCGCCCGGCGTGCCCTCCTCGACCACCGACGGGCCGTCCGGCCACGGCAGGCCGATCGAGAGGTACGGACCGACCGTCTGCGACGGCGTCAGCCCGTCGAACCCGGCGTCGCCCGCGTAGTCGGACCGGAACTCAGTCGTCATGCGGCTCCTCCATCGGGGTCCCGTCCGTACCGCAGAGCACGATGTCGAACCGGAAGCCGAGCGCCCACGAGTCCACGGTCGCGGCCAGGTCGAACCGGGAGACCAGCCGCGCCCGCGCCCGTTCGTCCCGGACCGAGTTGAAGATCGGGTCGTAGGCGAACAGCGGATCGTCCGGGAAGTACATCTGCGTCACCAGGCGCTGCGTGAAAGCGCGCCCGAGCAGCGAGAAGTGGATGTGCGCGGGCCGCCACGCGTTCTCGTGGTTGCCCCACGGATACGCACCCGGCTTGATCGTCACGAACCGGTAGTGGCCGGAGTCGTCGGTCAGGCACCGGCCCACGCCGGTGAAGTGCGGGTCGAGCGGCGCGTGGTGCTGGTCCCACCGGTGCTGGTAGCGGCCGGCCGCGTTCGCCTGCCACACCTCGACCAGCGTGTGCGGGACGGGCCGCCCGTCCGCGTCCCGCACCTGCCCGTGCACGATGATCCGCTGGCCCTGCGCCTCGCCGCCGGGCGCGAGCGTGAGGTCCGCGTCCGAGTCGCGCACCCGGCCCTCGCCCAGCATCGGGCCGGTGACCTCGGTGAGCGTGTGCGGCAGCAGCACCAGCTGCTCGCGCGGCGCACGCAGCACCGTGGACCTGTAGCCGGGGGAGAGCAACGGCGGGTGCGTCGTACCGTCGTCGCGCCGGTAGCTGGGCAGCATGGAGCCCTCCTAACTCTCGAGCGCGCGCAGCACGCGCAGCTCGGTGTCGGTCGGCGCCTCGGTGACGCGCAGGTCCGGCGAGACGCGCAGCTCCCAGCCGGTGGCGGCGCGCACCTCGTCGAGCGTGACGCCGGGGTGCAGCCGGGTGAGGGTCAGCTCGCGGGTCTGCGGGTCCGGCGCGAGCATGCCGAGGTCCGTGACCACCAGCCGCGGCCCCCCGCCGCGCAGCCCGTGCCGCTCGCGGTCGCCCGGCCCGGTGCCGAAGCCGACCGACGTCACGAAGTCCACGCGCTCCACGAACGTCCGGCGGCTGTGCGTCACGATCACGATGACCTCGCGGCAGGACGCCGCGATCTCCGGCGCGCCGCCGGCGCCGGGCAGCCGCACCTTCGGACGCGCGTAGTCCTCGCCGATCACGGTGGTGTTGATGTTGCCGAACCGGTCGAGCTGCGCGGCGCCCAGGAAGCCCACGTCGATCCGGCCGGGCTGCAGCCAGTAGTTGAAGATCTCCGGCACCGAGACCACCGCGTCCGCGGTCTCGGCCAGCACGCCGTCGCCGATGGACAGTGGCAGCCGGTCCGGCTTCGCGCCGATCGTGCCGGACTCGTAGACCAGCACCAGGTGCGGCGCGTGCGTGCGGCGGGCCAGGTTCGCCGCGGTGCTGGGCTTGCCGATGCCGACGAAGCAGCGGTCGCCGTCGGTCAGCGCCCGCGCCGCCGCCACGGTCATCATCTCGCCGGGGGTGTGCGTCACAGGACCTCCCGCTGGAGCCAGTCGGTGAAGGCGTCGCGGTCGCGGGAGATCGCGTCCCAGGACTTGTAGTAGTCGTTGTCCCGGTCGTAGTAGCCCATCGCGTACGACGGCCGAGCGCCGCCCGGCACCTCGGCGACGCAGGTGACGGTCCAGGACGGCAGCACCAGCGCGCCCGGCCTCGGCTCCAGTTCGTCGACGATCTCCTCGACCGTGACCAGCGAGGTGCGGGCGGCCAGCACGACCTCCTTGTGCACGCCGGTGATCCCCCAGAGCTGCACGTTGCCGTCGCGGTCCGCGCGCTGCGCGTGCACGATCGCCACGTCCGGGTTGAGCGCGGGGACCGCGGTCAGCACCTCGCCGGTGAACGGGCAGGTGATCGGCGCGATGGTGGCGGTGCGCGCGGGCAGGTCCGTGCCGGTGTAGCCGCGCAGCACCGCGAACGGCAGCCCGGCCGCGCCGGCCACGTACCGGTTCGCCATGCCGGCGTGGCTGTGCTCCTCGATCTCCAGCGGCACCGGCCAGCCGTGCTGCGCCGCGTCCCGGAACCGGTGCAGCGAGCCCACGCCCGGGTTGCCGGCCCAGGAGAAGACCAGCTTTCGCGCGCAGCCGGCGCCGATCAGCTGGTCGTAGACGATGTCCGGCGTCATCCGGACCAGCGTGAGATCGCGGCGGCGCTGCCGGATGATCTCGTGGCCGGCGGCGACCGGGATCAGGTGGGTGAACCCCTCCAGCGCCACCGTGTCACCGTCGTGCACGAGCCGGGCGACCGCGTCGGCCAGCGTGGTGATCTCCCCCATGGCGCTCCCGGGTCCGCGAGTGTGTGCGTTTTGCGCACAGGAGTTCGTCCAACGAACGTAACGCCGGGCTCGGGGCGGCGTCAACGCGGATCGGCAGGTAAGAATATCGATGCGCGGGATTGACGTGGTCCGCGTCACGCCTTTACGTTCTTCTAGAGAACGACTGTTCGGATAGCGAACAGTCCGCGGGCACAACGGCACACCGAATCGACCCGGGAGACCCCATATGCGCCGCTTCCTCGCCGCCGTGCTCAGTGCCGCGGCGCTCGCCGCCGTCGCCGCATGCGGCGGCACGTCCTCGGAGGAGCCGGGCACCACCGAGTCCGGCCCGCGCAAGGTCACGGTCGGGGTCATCCCGATCGTCGACGTGGCCCCGATCTACCTCGGCAAGGAGAAGGGCTTCTTCTCCGCCCGCGGCATCGATCTGGAGCTGGTCACCGCGCAGGGCGGCGCCGCGATCGTGCCGGGCGTGCTCAGCGGCGACTTCCAGTTCGGCTTCAGCAACATCACCTCGCTGATGATCGCGCAGACCAAGAACGTACCGGTGAAGATCGTGGCGAACGGTGCCGCGTCAACCGGCGTGCCCGGCAAGGACTTCGGCGGCGTCGTGGTCGGGAAGGACAGCCCGATCGCCACCGCCGCCGCGCTGGCCGGTCGGAAGGTCGCGGTGAACACGCTGAAGAACATCGGCGACACCACGGTCCGCGAGTCGGTCCGCAAGGCCGGCGGCGACCCCGGCGGCATCCAGTTCGTCGAGATTCCCTTCCCGGACATGCCGGCCGCGCTGGAGAGCGGCCAGGTCGACGCGGCCTGGGTGGTCGAGCCGCAGCTCTCCGCGGTGAAGGCCGCGGGCGGCACCGTGATCGCCTCCAACTTCACGGACACCGCGCCGAACCTGACGATCGCGGCCTACTTCGCCGGTACGAAGCTGATCGCCGACGACCCGGACCTGGTCGGGCGCTTCACCGAGGCGATCGAGGAGTCGCTGGCGTACGCGGACGCCCACCCGGACGAGGTGCGCGCCGTGCTGAGCAGCTACACGAAGATCAGCGAGGAGGTCCGCGCCGCGCTGATCCTGCCGAAGTGGCCCACCGAGGTCGACCGGGCCTCGCTGGAGCGGCTGTCCGAGCTCGGCCGGGCCGACGGCATCTTCGGCGACGCCACGCCCGACCTGGCCGCGCTGCTGCCGTGAGCCGCACCTGGTCGTACGGGCTGGCCGGCCTTGCCGGGTTCGTCGCGCTCCTGGAGGTGATCCCACGCGCCGGCCTGGTCCCGGCGGGCTACCTGCCACCGGCCGCGGAGATCGCGGTGGCGCTCGGCGGCGAGCTGACCGACGTCGCGTTCTGGGTCGCGCTGCGCGACACGCTCCAGGGCTGGGTGCTCGGCCTGCTGCTCGCGGCGTCGGCCGGCATCGCGCTCGGCCTGCTGATCGGCGCCGTGCCGGTGCTGCGCGAGCTGACCGCGTCCACCATCGAGTTCCTCCGGCCGATCCCGTCCGTGGCGCTGATCCCGCTGGTCGTGGTGCTCTACGGCGCGAGCCTGCAGTCCAAGCTGGTCCTGGTGGTCTACGCCGCGTTCTGGCAGATGCTGGTGCAGGTGCTCTACGGCGTGCGCGACGTCGACCCGGTGGCGGACGAGACCGCGCGCGCCTACGGGCTCGGCCGCGGCGCCCGGATCGTGCACGTGCTCTGGCCGACCGCGCTGCCGTACGTGATGACCGGCCTGCGCCTGGCCGCCGCCGTCGCGCTGATCCTCTGCGTCACCGGCGAACTGGTCATCGGCGTGCCCGGGCTCGGCGCGCGGATCGCGGTCGCGCAGTCCTCCGGCGCGGTCCCGGACCTGTACGCGCTGATCGTGGTCACCGGCCTGCTCGGCGTCGCGATCAACGTGGGCGCCCGCGCGGTCGAGCGGCACGCGCTGCGCTGGCACCAGTCCGTCCGCGGCGAGGTGGCGGTATGAGGCTCGTCTACTGGCTGACGCTCCCGGTCGTACTCGTGGCGGCCTGGTGGGTGGCGACCGCGGGCAGCGAGGACTTCTACGTACCGCCGCTGCGGACCATCCTGGAGACCGCGCCGGACGTGTGGACGCCCACCCGGCTGCGGACCGACGTGCTGCCCAGCCTGCTCCGGCTGCTGGCCGGCTTCGGGCTGGCGCTGCTGCTCGGCGTGGCG
It encodes:
- the pcaG gene encoding protocatechuate 3,4-dioxygenase subunit alpha; the encoded protein is MTTEFRSDYAGDAGFDGLTPSQTVGPYLSIGLPWPDGPSVVEEGTPGAIRIAGTVYDGTGAVVPDALIETWQADPDGGFAHPDDPRGRPTGFRGFGRCPTDDAGDWAILTLKPGIVPDREGRPQAPHLDVSVLARGLLHRVVTRIYFADEAEANAADPVLATVPPARRSTLLATPERDGYRFDIRLQGDDETVFFAL
- a CDS encoding ABC transporter substrate-binding protein, with protein sequence MRRFLAAVLSAAALAAVAACGGTSSEEPGTTESGPRKVTVGVIPIVDVAPIYLGKEKGFFSARGIDLELVTAQGGAAIVPGVLSGDFQFGFSNITSLMIAQTKNVPVKIVANGAASTGVPGKDFGGVVVGKDSPIATAAALAGRKVAVNTLKNIGDTTVRESVRKAGGDPGGIQFVEIPFPDMPAALESGQVDAAWVVEPQLSAVKAAGGTVIASNFTDTAPNLTIAAYFAGTKLIADDPDLVGRFTEAIEESLAYADAHPDEVRAVLSSYTKISEEVRAALILPKWPTEVDRASLERLSELGRADGIFGDATPDLAALLP
- a CDS encoding lyase family protein, which produces MHGLVDDTAWLQAMLDAEAALARAQARLGLASPEAAAAITDACHASRFDPAALARDASSAGNPVVPLVRALRAQLPPDVARVAHAGATSQDILDTAAMLIAHRAAGPLLADLTAAADHAAALAAAHRDTPIAGRTLLQQALPTTFGLIAAGWTTALDASATRLAFTRRHALAAQLGGAVGTLAASVSPSPSSASAFSPAGAPTAGSPSPITSAPAADAPSPSASASVSASPPTSAPAAGDGAGAGGHGRGGSGGGRGWIGPALMGAFAEEVGLAEPVLPWHTDRGRVAELAGVLAGAAGTIAKIARDVTLLAQTEVGEVREGGERGGSSTMPHKSNPIAAISAAASAARAPGLAATLFAAMAHEHQRAAGSWHAEWLPLTDLLRAVGSAAHWLRDCLAHLEIGPARMRANLDLTGGVLLAERLAAALAPALGKDAAHDLIADVVRDGRPLTGDPRVTAHLDPATVAALLDPADYLGSAGTLVDRALAARPEAPMARDSGMLPRE
- a CDS encoding ABC transporter permease; translation: MSRTWSYGLAGLAGFVALLEVIPRAGLVPAGYLPPAAEIAVALGGELTDVAFWVALRDTLQGWVLGLLLAASAGIALGLLIGAVPVLRELTASTIEFLRPIPSVALIPLVVVLYGASLQSKLVLVVYAAFWQMLVQVLYGVRDVDPVADETARAYGLGRGARIVHVLWPTALPYVMTGLRLAAAVALILCVTGELVIGVPGLGARIAVAQSSGAVPDLYALIVVTGLLGVAINVGARAVERHALRWHQSVRGEVAV
- a CDS encoding CoA-transferase subunit beta, whose translation is MTHTPGEMMTVAAARALTDGDRCFVGIGKPSTAANLARRTHAPHLVLVYESGTIGAKPDRLPLSIGDGVLAETADAVVSVPEIFNYWLQPGRIDVGFLGAAQLDRFGNINTTVIGEDYARPKVRLPGAGGAPEIAASCREVIVIVTHSRRTFVERVDFVTSVGFGTGPGDRERHGLRGGGPRLVVTDLGMLAPDPQTRELTLTRLHPGVTLDEVRAATGWELRVSPDLRVTEAPTDTELRVLRALES
- the pcaH gene encoding protocatechuate 3,4-dioxygenase subunit beta, with protein sequence MLPSYRRDDGTTHPPLLSPGYRSTVLRAPREQLVLLPHTLTEVTGPMLGEGRVRDSDADLTLAPGGEAQGQRIIVHGQVRDADGRPVPHTLVEVWQANAAGRYQHRWDQHHAPLDPHFTGVGRCLTDDSGHYRFVTIKPGAYPWGNHENAWRPAHIHFSLLGRAFTQRLVTQMYFPDDPLFAYDPIFNSVRDERARARLVSRFDLAATVDSWALGFRFDIVLCGTDGTPMEEPHDD
- the pcaDC gene encoding bifunctional 3-oxoadipate enol-lactonase/4-carboxymuconolactone decarboxylase PcaDC, with protein sequence MSAVALHHVVDGPVDAPPLLLLNSLGSDLSMWEPQLPALSRRFRVIRCDTRGHGLSPVPPGDYALDDLGRDALALLDRLGVASAHLVGLSLGGMVGMWLAAHAPERVRRLVLCCTSARLGPPQGWAERARTVRAHGTGAVADAVTGRWLTPAFAETHPDLVRRLKDMIIKTPAEGYAGACAAIEHMDQRADLARIAAPTLVIAGRDDPATPPAHARLIADGIPGARLEVLPEAAHLASVERADAVTALLLDHLEDRAAEDAGMIVRRQVLGDAHVDRAVAGTTPLTAPFQDLITRYAWGGVWARDTLDRRTRSCVTLAVLTALHCHDELAMHVRAARRNGLTQAEIGEVLLHTAIYAGVPASNAALAVARRVLAEEE
- a CDS encoding CoA transferase subunit A, which produces MGEITTLADAVARLVHDGDTVALEGFTHLIPVAAGHEIIRQRRRDLTLVRMTPDIVYDQLIGAGCARKLVFSWAGNPGVGSLHRFRDAAQHGWPVPLEIEEHSHAGMANRYVAGAAGLPFAVLRGYTGTDLPARTATIAPITCPFTGEVLTAVPALNPDVAIVHAQRADRDGNVQLWGITGVHKEVVLAARTSLVTVEEIVDELEPRPGALVLPSWTVTCVAEVPGGARPSYAMGYYDRDNDYYKSWDAISRDRDAFTDWLQREVL
- a CDS encoding IclR family transcriptional regulator domain-containing protein; translated protein: MTESAREGHFVQSLERGLAVIRAFDAAHPELTLSEVARICDLTRAAARRFLLTLADLGYVHTDGRLFRLSPRVLELGYAYLSSISLPEVAEPHLERLVAEVRESSSVSVLDGDDVVYVARVPTSRIMTVSINVGTRFPAYVTSMGRVLLAAVPEAALDDYLSRVELRKLTPRTTTGETALRAELARVRAQGYAIVDQELEEGLRSMAVPVRDRNGGVIAAVNVSVHASRTSVDALRRDLLPPLLAAAARIEADLRVTGNSPALRAV